A section of the Streptococcus oriscaviae genome encodes:
- the zwf gene encoding glucose-6-phosphate dehydrogenase produces MTAHVLFTIFGASGDLAKRKLYPSLFRLYKAGHLGEHFAVIGTARRPWTKEFFEQIVIESLGDLPDNSRQAHAFASHFYYQSHDVNDTEHYVALRNLQKELGQQYDTQNNKVFFLSMAPEFFGTIARHLKSEQIVDGQGFERLIIEKPFGTSLETATQLNNELSETFEENQIYRIDHYLGKEMVQNIFAVRFANIIFEHIWNRDYIESVQISFAESIGVEDRGGYYDHSGALKDMVQNHVLQVLSLLAMDKPASFSEQDVRAEKIKVFQSLKQQTDQEIKQNFIRGQYTAGSIDGKDYPAYLDEANIQENSQTETYAGGVFFVDTDRFRDIPFFFRTGKRLTEKGTRVTIIFKQAEDIFGQHSERNVLTIYIQPTEGFSLSINGKEVGSHFALTPAKLDFRHNATALGNSPEAYEKLFFDVLKGDSTNFSHWEEVKASWTLIDRIVALWQDNQVPLHLYPAGTMGPQAAFDLLESYGSQWIWTPDVWYRERGLLK; encoded by the coding sequence ATGACAGCACACGTTTTGTTTACAATTTTTGGAGCCAGTGGCGATCTGGCTAAACGCAAGCTTTACCCTTCGCTCTTTCGCCTCTATAAGGCTGGACATTTGGGAGAGCATTTTGCCGTTATCGGTACTGCCCGTAGACCTTGGACCAAGGAGTTTTTTGAGCAGATTGTGATTGAATCTCTAGGTGATTTACCTGATAATTCACGCCAAGCTCATGCCTTTGCCAGCCATTTCTACTACCAAAGTCATGATGTCAACGACACAGAGCATTATGTGGCTCTGCGTAATCTGCAAAAAGAACTGGGCCAACAGTACGACACTCAGAATAACAAAGTTTTCTTCTTATCCATGGCTCCAGAGTTTTTCGGTACAATCGCTCGCCATCTCAAGTCGGAACAGATTGTGGATGGTCAAGGGTTCGAGCGGCTTATCATCGAAAAGCCTTTCGGTACTAGCCTTGAAACAGCGACCCAGCTTAACAATGAACTGTCCGAAACCTTTGAGGAAAATCAAATCTACCGCATCGACCATTATCTAGGCAAGGAGATGGTGCAGAATATCTTTGCTGTCCGCTTTGCCAATATCATCTTTGAGCATATCTGGAACCGCGACTACATCGAGAGTGTCCAAATTAGCTTTGCAGAGTCTATCGGCGTTGAAGATCGAGGCGGTTACTACGACCATTCAGGAGCCCTCAAAGATATGGTACAGAACCACGTCCTGCAAGTTTTGTCACTGCTTGCCATGGACAAGCCTGCAAGTTTTAGCGAGCAAGATGTCCGCGCTGAAAAAATCAAGGTCTTCCAAAGTCTCAAACAACAAACGGACCAAGAGATTAAGCAAAACTTTATCCGAGGTCAATATACAGCTGGTTCAATTGATGGCAAGGATTATCCTGCCTATCTGGATGAGGCCAATATCCAGGAAAATTCACAGACCGAAACATACGCAGGTGGTGTCTTCTTCGTTGATACAGACCGCTTCCGTGACATTCCCTTCTTCTTCCGTACTGGCAAGCGCCTGACAGAAAAAGGAACCCGTGTCACCATTATCTTCAAACAGGCAGAAGATATTTTCGGTCAGCATTCTGAGCGCAATGTCTTGACCATCTATATCCAACCAACTGAGGGCTTCTCCTTGTCCATTAACGGCAAAGAGGTCGGTTCTCACTTTGCTCTAACACCAGCCAAGCTGGATTTCCGCCACAATGCCACAGCTCTGGGCAACTCACCAGAAGCCTACGAAAAACTCTTCTTCGACGTCTTGAAGGGGGATTCAACCAACTTCAGTCACTGGGAGGAAGTTAAGGCTAGCTGGACATTGATTGACCGCATTGTTGCTCTCTGGCAAGACAACCAAGTGCCGCTTCACCTCTATCCGGCAGGAACCATGGGCCCACAGGCTGCCTTTGACTTGTTGGAAAGCTATGGTAGCCAGTGGATTTGGACACCAGATGTCTGGTACCGTGAACGAGGCTTACTAAAATAA
- a CDS encoding DNA alkylation repair protein yields the protein MTPILSEILMALEKASHTGTLKRYEKLNETKPYYGVPMGAISSLAKHYKNQFDLFIPLWQTGVLEAQYLAIQIAKSKPDQLSKEDLQTCLEESVSQNVLDKFASLILAKRKDSKEWETVLLSQTQPIFQRLGWFLRAKYFAGKTANSEEIEQTLDTIFTQLQSAHPLVQWTMNQCLVEIAVAYPPYLDKALTIGKDLAVYADMKVAKGCTSAYAPDWIEALLRRK from the coding sequence ATGACACCTATTCTTTCAGAAATCTTGATGGCTCTTGAGAAAGCGAGCCATACAGGCACGCTCAAACGCTATGAAAAACTAAATGAAACCAAGCCTTATTATGGTGTTCCTATGGGAGCCATCTCTAGCTTGGCCAAACACTATAAGAATCAATTTGACCTCTTTATTCCCCTTTGGCAAACAGGGGTGTTAGAGGCTCAGTATCTGGCTATTCAAATCGCCAAGAGTAAACCTGATCAACTGAGCAAGGAGGACTTACAAACCTGCTTGGAGGAATCGGTTTCCCAAAATGTCCTTGATAAGTTTGCCAGTCTGATCTTAGCCAAACGCAAAGATAGCAAAGAATGGGAAACTGTTCTTCTTTCCCAAACCCAACCCATCTTTCAACGCTTGGGCTGGTTTCTGCGTGCCAAATACTTTGCGGGTAAAACAGCCAACTCAGAAGAAATTGAACAAACCTTGGATACCATTTTCACTCAACTGCAGTCTGCCCACCCTCTTGTACAATGGACCATGAATCAGTGCTTGGTCGAAATTGCTGTTGCCTATCCTCCTTATCTAGATAAGGCACTGACCATCGGTAAAGACCTCGCTGTGTACGCTGATATGAAAGTGGCTAAGGGCTGTACTTCTGCCTATGCACCAGATTGGATTGAGGCGCTTTTACGGAGGAAATAA
- a CDS encoding GNAT family N-acetyltransferase — translation MEHKGTQTLETDRLLLRPFQVKDATDVYQNWTSDEKVTTYLTWQRHQALKDTEDYVQFCTQSYSQETSYRWIIELKESKQVIGDISVVGLDEKVQAAELGWVLGSRWWGQGYMPEALEAVSRFLLEEVGCLRIVAVHDTENTPSGRVMKKVGMTYEGTLRQAARNNRGIVDIAVYSLLNTDKNKSR, via the coding sequence ATGGAGCATAAAGGAACCCAAACCTTAGAAACAGACCGTCTACTTCTGCGTCCCTTTCAGGTAAAGGATGCAACAGATGTTTATCAAAACTGGACTTCAGATGAGAAAGTCACTACATACTTAACCTGGCAAAGGCATCAAGCTCTTAAAGATACGGAAGACTATGTCCAATTCTGCACCCAATCCTACTCACAGGAAACATCTTACAGATGGATTATCGAGCTCAAAGAAAGCAAACAAGTAATCGGAGACATTTCTGTTGTCGGACTGGATGAAAAAGTCCAAGCTGCCGAACTGGGCTGGGTACTTGGCAGTAGGTGGTGGGGACAAGGCTATATGCCAGAAGCCCTTGAGGCAGTAAGCCGCTTTTTACTTGAAGAAGTCGGTTGTTTACGTATTGTTGCTGTCCATGATACGGAAAACACCCCCTCTGGTCGTGTCATGAAAAAAGTGGGTATGACCTATGAGGGTACGCTTCGTCAAGCAGCAAGAAACAATCGCGGCATTGTCGATATTGCTGTCTATTCCCTTCTCAACACTGACAAAAACAAAAGCCGTTAG
- the ftsY gene encoding signal recognition particle-docking protein FtsY, translating into MGLFERLFGQGAQEEKQAEAVEELEAIQSEEAEQVEPEQEHAAPEEVADSTLTAEQEEQKQRTLDMMAQYYAAKEAAAARVKEAQELGLDPAVQTKAKEELLSEPAQVAQESEQDKYQRTLKKTRTGFGARLNEFFANFRSVDEDFFDELEELLILSDVGVQVASTLTEDLRYEAKLQNAKKTEDLRRLIIEKLVDIYEKDGQFSEKINFQSGLTVMLFVGVNGVGKTTSIGKLAYKYKQAGKKVMLVAADTFRAGAVAQLVEWGRRVDAPVVTGPEKSDPASVVYDGVERALAEGVDILMIDTAGRLQNKDHLMAELEKIGRIIKRTIPDAPHETLLALDASTGQNALSQAKEFSKITPLTGLVLTKLDGTARGGVVLAIRQELDVPVKLIGFGEKIDDIGEFKSEEFMRGLLEGLV; encoded by the coding sequence ATGGGATTATTTGAACGATTATTTGGACAAGGGGCTCAAGAAGAAAAACAGGCAGAAGCGGTTGAAGAGCTTGAAGCTATCCAGTCAGAAGAAGCTGAACAGGTTGAGCCAGAACAAGAACATGCCGCTCCTGAAGAAGTAGCCGACTCAACATTGACAGCTGAGCAAGAGGAACAAAAACAGCGAACCTTGGACATGATGGCTCAGTATTATGCAGCTAAGGAAGCTGCCGCAGCTCGTGTCAAAGAAGCACAAGAATTAGGTCTAGATCCTGCTGTTCAAACCAAAGCTAAGGAAGAGCTGCTTTCAGAGCCCGCGCAAGTTGCTCAAGAAAGTGAGCAGGACAAGTACCAACGCACGCTGAAAAAGACCCGTACAGGTTTCGGAGCCCGACTAAATGAATTTTTTGCAAACTTCCGATCAGTAGATGAAGATTTCTTTGATGAATTAGAAGAATTGCTGATTTTGTCAGACGTGGGCGTGCAGGTAGCATCAACCTTGACAGAGGATCTACGTTATGAGGCAAAACTACAAAATGCCAAGAAGACGGAAGACCTACGGCGTCTAATTATCGAAAAGCTAGTTGATATTTATGAAAAAGATGGCCAGTTCAGTGAAAAAATCAATTTTCAGTCTGGTTTGACAGTCATGCTTTTTGTCGGTGTCAATGGTGTCGGTAAGACCACCTCTATCGGCAAGCTAGCCTATAAGTACAAACAAGCAGGCAAGAAAGTCATGCTGGTTGCTGCCGATACCTTCCGTGCTGGAGCGGTTGCTCAGTTGGTTGAATGGGGTCGCCGTGTAGATGCTCCTGTTGTAACAGGGCCTGAAAAATCAGACCCGGCCAGTGTTGTTTATGATGGTGTTGAAAGAGCCCTTGCAGAGGGTGTGGATATTTTGATGATTGATACAGCAGGTCGTCTTCAGAACAAAGACCATCTCATGGCCGAATTGGAAAAGATTGGCCGCATCATCAAACGAACGATTCCAGATGCTCCGCATGAAACCTTATTGGCCCTTGATGCCTCAACAGGTCAAAATGCTCTAAGTCAGGCCAAGGAATTCTCAAAAATTACACCGCTGACCGGTTTGGTTTTGACCAAATTGGACGGTACTGCGCGTGGTGGTGTTGTCCTTGCTATCCGTCAGGAGCTGGATGTTCCAGTGAAGTTGATTGGTTTTGGTGAGAAAATTGACGACATTGGCGAATTCAAATCAGAAGAATTTATGCGCGGTTTGCTTGAAGGTCTTGTATAA
- a CDS encoding Cof-type HAD-IIB family hydrolase has product MAIKLIALDLDGTLLTSDKRITEANKKALRAARQQGAYVVLTTGRPLQAIGTFLEELELLGENQYSITFNGGLVQENTGRILDKIGFSIEDVRAIRQVTNKLDLPLDVLYGGDVYSLPSAHESLYLTCNPLLNKIITSDEEMPEDFVYNKAVSAVAADFLDGQIPKIPAELYERFEIFKSRDILLEWSPKGVHKANGLAKLIKHLGIDQSEVMACGDEGNDLSMIEWAGMGVAMANATDEIKSAAKLILPKTNDEDGIAWVIENYVLSEG; this is encoded by the coding sequence ATGGCAATTAAATTGATTGCGCTAGATTTAGATGGTACACTTCTGACATCGGACAAACGCATTACAGAAGCTAATAAAAAAGCTCTGCGGGCAGCACGCCAACAGGGAGCCTATGTTGTCTTAACCACTGGGCGTCCACTTCAGGCTATCGGTACTTTTTTGGAAGAGTTAGAACTGCTAGGAGAAAATCAGTACTCCATCACCTTTAATGGTGGGTTAGTACAGGAAAATACAGGCCGAATCTTGGATAAAATCGGTTTTAGTATTGAGGATGTCCGTGCTATTCGTCAAGTGACCAATAAATTGGATTTGCCGCTAGACGTCCTTTACGGTGGCGATGTCTACTCACTACCGTCAGCTCATGAATCCCTTTATCTAACCTGCAACCCATTGCTCAATAAAATCATAACCAGCGACGAAGAAATGCCGGAAGACTTTGTCTATAACAAGGCAGTATCGGCGGTTGCTGCGGATTTTCTGGATGGACAGATTCCGAAAATTCCTGCGGAACTGTATGAGCGTTTTGAAATTTTCAAGTCGCGGGATATTTTGCTAGAATGGAGTCCTAAGGGTGTCCATAAGGCAAATGGTCTGGCAAAGTTGATTAAGCACCTCGGGATTGACCAGTCAGAGGTTATGGCCTGTGGAGATGAAGGCAACGACCTTTCTATGATTGAATGGGCTGGGATGGGTGTAGCGATGGCAAATGCGACAGACGAAATCAAGTCAGCTGCCAAACTGATCCTACCCAAAACCAACGACGAAGATGGCATTGCTTGGGTAATTGAAAACTATGTATTAAGCGAGGGCTAA
- a CDS encoding Cof-type HAD-IIB family hydrolase: MIKKIFAADMDGTFLREDHGYDKKRFRRLIDQFKERGYLFVAASGRSIQSLKLVFEDFVDEIGFVAENGSIVEYQGQTVFMDDPIPPEVYLPIIDGIDAGPYGSSRAMILSGREQFYLLKNADSQFLEAMTNYYSHFHLVDSFKEVQEDIIKLNAKFSPEEMDDARQWINDSFEGITAMTTGFDNIDIIPPGSNKSVGLSHLCVHLGVTKQNVVAFGDNQNDLDMMAFAGHAVATANAREEVKTLADQVIGHCNDEAVLGYLEEEVNGN; the protein is encoded by the coding sequence ATGATAAAAAAGATTTTTGCAGCCGATATGGATGGCACCTTCTTGAGGGAGGACCATGGTTATGATAAGAAACGGTTTCGTCGTCTAATTGACCAATTCAAGGAAAGAGGCTACTTGTTTGTAGCTGCTAGTGGACGGTCGATACAAAGTCTTAAGCTCGTTTTTGAAGATTTCGTAGACGAGATTGGCTTTGTGGCAGAAAACGGTTCTATCGTGGAGTATCAGGGACAGACCGTTTTTATGGATGACCCCATTCCCCCTGAGGTTTATCTCCCGATTATTGACGGAATTGATGCTGGTCCGTACGGAAGCAGTCGGGCCATGATTTTATCTGGTCGCGAACAGTTCTATTTATTGAAAAATGCAGACTCTCAATTCTTGGAAGCCATGACCAATTATTACTCCCATTTCCACTTGGTAGACTCTTTTAAAGAGGTTCAAGAAGACATCATAAAGCTGAATGCTAAATTCTCCCCTGAGGAAATGGACGATGCTAGACAGTGGATAAATGACTCGTTTGAGGGGATAACAGCCATGACAACGGGATTTGACAATATTGATATAATCCCGCCCGGCTCAAATAAGTCAGTTGGTTTAAGCCATCTTTGTGTCCATCTTGGAGTAACAAAACAAAATGTGGTAGCTTTTGGCGACAACCAAAATGATTTGGATATGATGGCCTTTGCAGGTCACGCTGTTGCAACAGCAAATGCAAGAGAGGAAGTTAAGACGCTTGCAGATCAAGTTATCGGGCATTGCAACGACGAGGCGGTTTTAGGCTATTTAGAGGAGGAAGTAAATGGCAATTAA
- the smc gene encoding chromosome segregation protein SMC, translating into MYLKSIEMQGFKSFADKTKVVFDRGVTAVVGPNGSGKSNITESLRWALGESSAKSLRGGKMPDVIFAGTESRKPLNYASVIVTLDNSTGFIANHNKEIKVERHIYRSGDSEYLIDGQKVRLRDIHDLFMDTGLGRDSFSIISQGRVEAIFNSKPEERRAIFEEAAGVLKYKTRKKETESKLAQAQDNLNRLEDIIYELDNQVKPLEKQAQTAKKFLDLDGQRSALYLNVLVAQLKSGRERLTLKEEELAQVREDLSSYYEQRSKLEQENQELKSQRHQLTEEVERKQALLLDLTKLISDLERKIEVYKLESSQNESSRQEAQERLAQLGEKLEKTQQGLAEKGLHLQHIEEQLARLEAGIAETNKEIAYFSEDPEQVLDHLRETYVRLLQEEAELSNKLTKVEQDIANQISLSESKSEEINRLLAEKEAGEAELEISQSELEETVAKLRQLLADYQRENQALAELEQGYQKEQGLMFDLLDQIKTKKARQASLEAILKNHSNFYAGVKAVLQNASKIGGIVGAVSEKLTFDPHYQTALEIALGGASQHVIVEDERSAKAAIAFLKQSRQGRATFLPLTTIKPRQLADHHTASLVKSTGFLGMASELVSYDSRLGNIFQNLLGTVALFDTIDNANQAARATKFQVRLVTLDGTEIRPGGSFAGGSNRTNQTTFIQPELDSLASELADLAQALQAQEEVVAHQKEALEKARQQLDTIKSEGEEARLAEQGSRLRHEQIGKRLEEVTALYQLQLSQTNQGLLAELQDLEQEYRKDLDGFAGKKIQLTEQIEQVKDNRDAIQESLQALQDKLSTLKLEQTQLTSELRFEQTNLLRLEEEKLATEKEMAVLQDVIDQKIEALDDTSLEVLEGQLNQANQRKEETGQVLIRLKFELEDVDGQFEDLEARLEQARLKNDDLIRKQAKLEADCEQAADKLRNLLGNLTEYYKMSFEEASQTAQPLDNLAKAEQELKELERAIRALGPVNLDAIEQYDEVSNRLVFLNEQRADILSARDLLLDTIHEMDDEVKERFKLTFDAIRESFKTTFRQMFGGGSADLILTTPDLLTAGVEISVQPPGKKIQSLNLMSGGEKALSALALLFSIIRVKTIPFVILDEVEAALDEANVKRFGDYLNRFDKDSQFIVVTHRKGTMAAADAMYGVTMQESGVSKIVSVKLKDIESMT; encoded by the coding sequence ATGTATCTTAAATCAATTGAAATGCAGGGCTTTAAGTCCTTTGCAGATAAAACAAAGGTTGTCTTTGACCGAGGGGTGACGGCAGTAGTTGGGCCCAACGGTTCAGGCAAGTCCAATATTACAGAGAGCCTACGGTGGGCGTTAGGAGAGTCTTCTGCCAAGAGTCTTCGAGGCGGAAAAATGCCGGATGTTATTTTTGCAGGAACGGAAAGCCGGAAACCTCTCAACTACGCATCGGTCATCGTGACGCTAGACAACAGCACTGGTTTTATTGCTAACCACAATAAGGAAATCAAGGTTGAGCGGCATATCTACCGTTCTGGTGATAGTGAGTATTTGATTGATGGCCAGAAGGTGCGCTTGCGGGATATTCATGATCTTTTCATGGATACAGGACTAGGAAGAGATTCTTTCTCGATTATTTCCCAAGGACGGGTCGAGGCAATTTTCAACTCGAAACCTGAGGAGCGCCGCGCGATTTTTGAAGAGGCGGCTGGAGTGCTGAAGTACAAGACTCGTAAGAAGGAAACGGAGAGTAAACTGGCTCAGGCGCAGGATAACCTCAATCGTCTGGAAGACATTATTTACGAGCTGGACAATCAGGTCAAACCCTTGGAAAAACAAGCTCAGACTGCCAAGAAATTCCTTGATTTGGATGGCCAGAGAAGTGCCCTTTATCTGAATGTTTTGGTTGCCCAACTCAAAAGTGGTCGTGAGCGTCTGACTCTCAAGGAAGAAGAGTTGGCGCAGGTTCGGGAAGACTTGAGTAGCTACTATGAACAACGCAGCAAACTAGAGCAAGAAAACCAAGAACTCAAGAGCCAACGTCACCAGTTAACGGAAGAAGTTGAGCGCAAACAAGCCTTGCTCTTGGACTTGACCAAACTGATCAGCGACCTAGAAAGAAAAATTGAAGTCTATAAACTAGAATCCAGCCAGAATGAGTCCAGCAGACAAGAGGCTCAGGAACGCCTAGCCCAGTTGGGAGAGAAATTAGAAAAGACCCAGCAAGGTTTAGCAGAAAAAGGCCTGCATTTGCAGCATATCGAAGAACAATTGGCGCGTTTAGAGGCTGGTATAGCCGAAACAAATAAGGAAATCGCCTACTTCTCAGAAGACCCAGAGCAAGTTTTGGATCATCTGCGTGAAACCTATGTTCGCCTTTTACAAGAAGAAGCCGAGCTTTCAAACAAACTGACTAAGGTTGAGCAGGATATTGCCAATCAGATTAGCCTTTCAGAGAGTAAGTCAGAGGAGATAAACCGCCTGCTGGCCGAAAAAGAAGCAGGAGAGGCTGAACTGGAGATTAGTCAGTCCGAGCTTGAAGAGACAGTTGCCAAACTCCGCCAGCTCCTAGCAGACTACCAGAGGGAAAACCAAGCCCTAGCAGAGCTAGAACAAGGCTATCAAAAAGAGCAGGGGCTGATGTTTGATCTGTTGGATCAAATCAAAACAAAAAAGGCTCGTCAGGCAAGTTTAGAAGCCATCTTGAAAAATCATTCCAACTTCTACGCTGGCGTTAAAGCAGTTTTACAGAACGCCTCAAAAATAGGCGGAATTGTGGGAGCTGTGAGTGAAAAATTGACCTTTGACCCCCACTATCAGACAGCACTTGAGATTGCGCTCGGAGGGGCTAGTCAGCATGTTATTGTAGAGGATGAGAGAAGCGCTAAGGCAGCAATCGCCTTTCTGAAACAGAGCCGTCAAGGGCGGGCGACCTTTCTCCCCCTGACCACCATCAAGCCGCGCCAATTGGCTGACCATCATACAGCCTCTCTAGTTAAATCAACAGGTTTTCTGGGGATGGCTAGTGAACTTGTGAGCTATGACAGTCGTTTGGGGAATATTTTCCAAAATCTTTTGGGAACAGTCGCTCTCTTTGATACGATTGATAACGCTAATCAGGCTGCGCGTGCTACCAAGTTTCAAGTGCGTCTAGTTACCTTGGATGGAACTGAAATTCGTCCGGGCGGCTCCTTTGCGGGCGGTAGCAATCGGACAAATCAAACAACCTTTATTCAACCGGAACTAGACTCATTAGCTAGTGAGCTTGCAGATTTAGCACAAGCCTTGCAAGCTCAAGAAGAAGTGGTCGCTCATCAGAAAGAAGCTCTAGAGAAGGCTCGTCAACAACTTGATACCATCAAATCTGAAGGAGAAGAAGCCCGCTTAGCTGAGCAGGGAAGCCGTCTTCGCCATGAGCAAATTGGTAAACGCTTGGAAGAAGTGACGGCGCTTTACCAGCTGCAGCTGAGTCAGACCAATCAAGGGCTCTTGGCAGAATTGCAGGATTTGGAACAAGAATACCGCAAGGATTTAGATGGGTTTGCCGGGAAAAAAATCCAGCTAACAGAGCAAATTGAGCAGGTTAAGGACAACCGAGATGCCATTCAGGAAAGTTTACAGGCTCTCCAAGATAAGCTATCAACGCTCAAGCTGGAACAGACACAACTAACCAGTGAGCTGCGCTTTGAGCAGACAAATCTACTTCGCTTAGAAGAAGAAAAGCTCGCGACAGAAAAAGAAATGGCTGTGCTTCAGGATGTTATCGATCAAAAAATTGAGGCCTTGGATGACACCAGTCTGGAAGTTTTAGAAGGACAGTTGAATCAAGCGAATCAGCGCAAGGAAGAAACCGGCCAAGTCCTTATCCGTCTCAAGTTTGAATTAGAAGACGTAGATGGGCAATTTGAAGATTTAGAAGCCCGTCTGGAACAGGCACGTCTGAAAAATGATGACCTCATTCGCAAGCAGGCCAAGTTGGAAGCGGATTGTGAGCAGGCCGCAGATAAATTGAGAAACCTCTTGGGTAATCTGACAGAATATTACAAGATGAGCTTTGAAGAAGCAAGTCAGACCGCCCAACCATTGGATAATCTAGCGAAGGCAGAACAGGAGTTGAAGGAACTGGAACGAGCGATTCGTGCTTTGGGCCCTGTCAATCTGGACGCCATTGAGCAGTATGATGAAGTTTCTAACCGTCTGGTCTTTCTCAATGAACAAAGAGCAGACATCTTATCAGCCCGCGATTTGCTGCTTGATACTATCCATGAGATGGATGATGAGGTGAAAGAGCGCTTCAAACTGACCTTTGATGCGATTAGAGAGAGTTTCAAGACGACCTTCCGTCAGATGTTTGGTGGAGGTTCGGCTGATTTGATTCTGACAACGCCAGACCTGTTGACAGCCGGAGTTGAGATTTCGGTGCAGCCTCCGGGCAAGAAAATCCAATCACTCAATCTCATGTCGGGTGGCGAAAAGGCCCTCTCAGCCCTCGCTCTGCTCTTTTCCATTATTCGCGTTAAAACCATTCCATTTGTCATCCTTGACGAAGTGGAAGCGGCGCTGGATGAGGCAAATGTCAAGCGCTTTGGAGACTATCTCAATCGCTTCGACAAGGACAGCCAGTTTATCGTCGTGACTCACCGCAAGGGAACAATGGCGGCGGCAGATGCCATGTATGGTGTGACCATGCAGGAATCTGGGGTGTCTAAGATTGTTTCTGTTAAACTCAAAGACATAGAAAGTATGACATGA
- the rnc gene encoding ribonuclease III, translating to MKTLQEKLAAEFGIEFADLPLLETAFTHTSYANEHRLLKISHNERLEFLGDAVLQLVISKYLYQKYPHYPEGEMSKLRSTFVREESLAGFSRACGFDRYLRLGKGEEKSGGRNRDTILGDAFEAFLGALLLDKGEQVVEEFLYKVMIPQLEVGNFERVTDYKTALQELLQVNGEIAISYQVIAETGPAHDKVFEVVVTADQRIIGQGKGRSKKLAEQAAAKNAVEARG from the coding sequence ATGAAAACATTACAAGAAAAATTAGCTGCCGAATTTGGTATTGAATTTGCGGATTTGCCCTTGCTTGAAACCGCCTTTACCCACACTTCCTATGCCAACGAGCACCGCCTTCTAAAAATTTCACATAACGAACGCTTGGAATTTTTAGGAGACGCTGTTCTTCAGCTGGTCATTTCCAAATACCTTTACCAGAAGTACCCTCATTATCCAGAAGGGGAAATGTCCAAGCTACGTTCGACCTTTGTTCGGGAAGAAAGTTTGGCTGGATTTTCGCGTGCCTGCGGTTTTGATCGCTACTTACGCCTGGGCAAGGGAGAAGAAAAGTCAGGTGGTCGTAATCGCGATACCATTCTAGGAGATGCCTTCGAGGCTTTCTTAGGCGCTCTGCTTTTGGACAAGGGAGAGCAGGTCGTGGAGGAGTTTCTCTATAAGGTCATGATTCCGCAACTGGAGGTAGGCAACTTTGAGCGGGTGACGGACTATAAGACTGCCCTTCAGGAACTGTTACAGGTCAATGGGGAAATCGCTATTTCCTATCAGGTGATTGCTGAGACAGGTCCGGCCCATGACAAGGTGTTTGAAGTAGTAGTGACGGCTGACCAACGGATTATCGGACAGGGTAAGGGCCGTTCCAAGAAATTAGCTGAACAAGCCGCCGCTAAAAATGCAGTGGAGGCTAGAGGATAA
- a CDS encoding acyltransferase family protein, which yields MKKPALSDLNLSLLSLLQFLGAILVIAIHSQKVFDHHALHFIQKSIFGRMVVPFFMVSASFFIRRNQHQTLTYFKSQIRQYLFWSALYLPYFVLYLRSIQLPLTSYPLAFIIGLTYTGIGYQLWYIPAFLTGLFLVNVSLKKLGFFWTSCLALLLYLLGCSETYSAFLTETSVGTVFTSYMDIFFTTRNGLFYTPVFILIGYALCDNYYSSFFQKQVGLKLLGSFMLFSLEGWLIFHHQGIDKNFFLGLIPFTAFLVAFSLSSNLFKTRNLGALKYYANYYYFLHLIPVEICLFLLKDSGLEPALKGQLTFLISLLTCHLLAHFLVKHQKKT from the coding sequence ATGAAGAAACCAGCTTTATCAGACCTCAATCTTTCTCTGCTGTCCCTCCTGCAATTTTTAGGGGCCATCTTGGTTATTGCCATTCACAGCCAGAAGGTTTTTGACCACCATGCCCTACATTTTATCCAAAAAAGTATCTTCGGCCGGATGGTTGTGCCTTTTTTCATGGTTAGCGCCAGCTTTTTCATCCGCAGAAATCAACACCAGACTTTGACCTATTTTAAGAGTCAGATTCGTCAGTACCTCTTTTGGTCTGCCCTCTATCTACCTTATTTTGTTCTCTATCTGAGAAGCATCCAATTGCCCCTCACCTCCTATCCCCTTGCTTTCATCATTGGCCTGACCTATACAGGGATTGGATACCAGCTCTGGTATATTCCTGCATTTCTGACTGGACTTTTTCTAGTGAACGTCAGTTTGAAGAAACTAGGTTTTTTCTGGACTAGCTGTCTTGCCCTACTCCTTTATCTGTTGGGGTGTAGCGAAACCTACTCTGCTTTTTTGACAGAAACCAGCGTGGGTACCGTCTTTACAAGCTATATGGACATCTTTTTTACCACCCGAAACGGCCTCTTTTACACACCCGTTTTCATCCTAATTGGCTACGCCCTTTGTGATAACTATTACAGCTCCTTCTTTCAGAAACAAGTCGGCCTCAAGCTCCTAGGAAGTTTCATGTTGTTCTCCTTAGAAGGCTGGCTAATCTTTCACCACCAAGGGATTGACAAGAACTTCTTTCTGGGCCTAATTCCTTTCACAGCCTTCCTAGTAGCTTTCAGTCTATCTAGCAACCTGTTCAAAACAAGAAATCTTGGAGCACTCAAATACTACGCTAACTATTATTACTTCCTCCATCTCATCCCTGTCGAAATATGCCTCTTCCTCCTAAAAGACAGTGGCCTCGAACCTGCTCTCAAGGGCCAGCTAACCTTTCTCATCAGTCTACTGACTTGCCACTTGTTAGCTCATTTTCTGGTTAAACATCAAAAAAAGACCTGA